The following proteins are co-located in the Micromonospora viridifaciens genome:
- a CDS encoding malate dehydrogenase, which yields MGKKVTVVGAGFYGSTTVQRLAEYDVFDTVVITDIVEGKPAGLALDLNQSRAIEGFETKVVGVTTGPNGEGYEAIEGSDVVVITAGLPRKPGMSRMDLLETNAKIVRQVSENVAKYAPNAVVIVVSNPLDEMTALAQIATQFPKNRVLGQAGMLDTARFTNFVAEALNVPVKSVKTLTLGSHGDTMVPVPSKSTVDGKPLRDVMPAQQIEELVVKTRNGGAEVVALLKTGSAYYAPSAAAARMAKAVAEDSGEVMPVCAWVDGEYGISGVYLGVEAAIGAEGVKRVVETDLDADELASLKEAAEAVRAKQADVANM from the coding sequence ATGGGTAAGAAGGTCACTGTCGTCGGGGCCGGCTTCTACGGCTCCACCACCGTGCAGCGCCTGGCCGAGTACGACGTCTTCGACACCGTCGTGATCACCGACATCGTGGAGGGCAAGCCGGCCGGTCTCGCGCTGGACCTCAACCAGTCGCGTGCGATCGAGGGCTTCGAGACCAAGGTCGTCGGCGTCACCACCGGCCCGAACGGCGAGGGCTACGAGGCCATCGAGGGCTCGGACGTCGTCGTCATCACCGCCGGCCTGCCCCGCAAGCCGGGCATGAGCCGGATGGACCTGCTGGAGACCAACGCCAAGATCGTCCGCCAGGTCTCCGAGAACGTCGCCAAGTACGCCCCGAACGCCGTCGTCATCGTGGTCTCCAACCCGCTCGACGAGATGACCGCGCTCGCCCAGATCGCCACCCAGTTCCCCAAGAACCGGGTGCTCGGCCAGGCCGGCATGCTGGACACCGCCCGGTTCACCAACTTCGTCGCCGAGGCGCTGAACGTGCCGGTGAAGTCGGTGAAGACCCTGACCCTGGGCTCGCACGGCGACACCATGGTCCCGGTCCCCTCGAAGAGCACCGTGGACGGCAAGCCGCTGCGCGACGTCATGCCCGCCCAGCAGATCGAGGAGCTGGTCGTCAAGACCCGCAACGGGGGCGCCGAGGTCGTCGCGCTGCTGAAGACCGGCTCCGCGTACTACGCCCCGTCGGCGGCCGCCGCCCGGATGGCCAAGGCCGTGGCCGAGGACTCCGGCGAGGTCATGCCGGTCTGCGCCTGGGTCGACGGCGAGTACGGCATCTCCGGCGTCTACCTGGGCGTCGAGGCCGCGATCGGGGCCGAGGGCGTCAAGCGGGTCGTCGAGACCGACCTGGACGCCGACGAGCTGGCCAGCCTCAAGGAGGCCGCCGAGGCCGTCCGCGCCAAGCAGGCCGACGTCGCCAACATGTGA
- a CDS encoding peptide ABC transporter substrate-binding protein, translating into MRVRRLAAWTALPLAVTLGLVACGSGGDSGGKSDPNAAVRIEIAEPQHLLPTNTTETSGSQVLSALFSPLVDYDSANKPYEVAAESVTSSDNKVWTVKLKPGYTFHNGESVTADNYIDAWNYGAYAPNGQNSSYFFEKIAGYDDLQGEKPKAETLSGLKKVDDLTFTVTLSQPYVDFKSMLGYTAFYPLPKAAFSAPGVLADGYEQAPIGQGPFKMKGTWQHDAKVEVEKYDAFPGQQPKVGGVEFRIYQQQTAAYADVLSDNLDVIKQIPTENLSTAAADLGDRFQQSPASSLQVLSFPTYQKEFSNPEVRKAISMAIDRDEITKSIFKGSQQSARSFVSPVVAGYRDNTIGTAGEFDPAKAKALYEAAGGPKKIVLSYNGDGGHKDWIDATCNQLKANLGVECVGTAEPKFADLLTKLKQKQSVGLFRMGWVMDYPSMENYLGPLYSTNGSSNYYGYSNPEFDKLLAEGASAPTQDEAIKKYQAAEDLLAKDLPVIPLRFGQNNFGHSTKVKNVEVDLFDRVNLLKIEAVK; encoded by the coding sequence ATGCGTGTTCGTAGGCTCGCCGCCTGGACCGCTCTCCCGCTCGCGGTGACCCTGGGCCTGGTGGCCTGCGGCTCGGGCGGAGACAGCGGCGGCAAGAGCGACCCCAACGCCGCGGTTCGGATCGAGATCGCCGAGCCGCAGCACCTGCTGCCGACCAACACCACCGAGACGAGCGGCTCCCAGGTGCTGTCCGCCCTGTTCAGCCCGCTGGTCGACTACGACTCGGCGAACAAGCCGTACGAGGTGGCGGCCGAGTCGGTGACGTCGTCGGACAACAAGGTCTGGACGGTCAAGCTGAAGCCCGGCTACACCTTCCACAACGGCGAGTCGGTCACGGCCGACAATTACATCGACGCCTGGAACTACGGCGCGTACGCCCCCAACGGCCAGAACTCCAGCTACTTCTTCGAGAAGATCGCCGGCTACGACGACCTCCAGGGCGAGAAGCCGAAGGCCGAGACGCTGAGCGGCCTGAAGAAGGTCGACGACCTGACCTTCACCGTGACGCTCTCCCAGCCGTACGTCGACTTCAAGAGCATGCTCGGCTACACGGCCTTCTACCCGCTGCCCAAGGCGGCGTTCTCCGCCCCAGGCGTGCTCGCCGACGGCTACGAGCAGGCACCGATCGGCCAGGGCCCGTTCAAGATGAAGGGCACCTGGCAGCACGACGCCAAGGTCGAGGTCGAGAAGTACGACGCCTTCCCCGGCCAGCAGCCGAAGGTGGGCGGCGTCGAGTTCCGGATCTACCAGCAGCAGACCGCCGCGTACGCGGACGTGCTGTCGGACAACCTCGACGTGATCAAGCAGATCCCGACCGAGAACCTGTCGACCGCCGCCGCCGACCTCGGCGACCGGTTCCAGCAGAGCCCCGCCTCGTCGCTCCAGGTGCTGTCCTTCCCGACGTACCAGAAGGAGTTCAGCAACCCCGAGGTGCGCAAGGCCATCTCGATGGCGATCGACCGGGACGAGATCACCAAGTCGATCTTCAAGGGCTCGCAGCAGTCGGCCCGCTCGTTCGTCTCGCCGGTCGTCGCCGGCTACCGGGACAACACCATCGGCACGGCCGGTGAGTTCGACCCGGCCAAGGCCAAGGCCCTGTACGAGGCCGCGGGCGGCCCGAAGAAGATCGTGCTGTCCTACAACGGCGACGGCGGCCACAAGGACTGGATCGACGCCACCTGCAACCAGCTCAAGGCCAACCTGGGCGTGGAGTGCGTCGGCACCGCCGAGCCGAAGTTCGCGGACCTGCTGACCAAGCTCAAGCAGAAGCAGTCGGTCGGCCTGTTCCGGATGGGCTGGGTCATGGACTACCCGTCCATGGAGAACTACCTCGGCCCGCTGTACAGCACCAACGGCTCGTCGAACTACTACGGCTACAGCAACCCGGAGTTCGACAAGCTGCTCGCCGAGGGTGCCAGCGCCCCGACGCAGGACGAGGCGATCAAGAAGTACCAGGCGGCGGAGGACCTCCTGGCCAAGGACCTGCCGGTGATCCCGCTCCGGTTCGGCCAGAACAACTTCGGCCACTCGACCAAGGTCAAGAACGTCGAGGTGGACCTCTTCGACCGGGTCAACCTGCTGAAGATCGAGGCCGTCAAGTAA
- a CDS encoding TetR/AcrR family transcriptional regulator yields the protein MPNHRSGAGDPAHTLRLLWRQSGESPRRGPRPGRSLDDIVTAAIDLADTDGLDAVTMRAVAQAVGVAPMTLYTYVPGKAELLDLMLDASYARMPRPDRSGEPWRARVAALAEDNRRLFTAHPWAAEVATGRPPLGPGMMAKYEYELRAFDDTGLDDVRRDAALTYVLDFVRAAARSAAEVRLAREASAWSDEQWWAANAPLLARVLDEQRYPTAVRVGAAAGAAQNAAYSPDQAYEFGLARVLDGLGVLIDGARRGRSRPGADGPA from the coding sequence GTGCCCAACCACCGCAGCGGAGCCGGCGATCCGGCCCACACCCTGCGACTGCTCTGGCGGCAGTCCGGTGAGAGCCCACGCCGGGGCCCGCGCCCGGGCCGCTCGCTGGACGACATCGTCACGGCCGCGATCGATCTGGCGGACACCGACGGGCTGGACGCGGTGACCATGCGGGCGGTCGCCCAGGCGGTCGGCGTGGCCCCGATGACCCTCTACACCTACGTGCCCGGCAAGGCCGAGCTGCTCGACCTGATGCTGGACGCGAGCTACGCCCGGATGCCCCGGCCGGACCGCTCCGGCGAACCGTGGCGGGCCCGGGTGGCGGCGCTCGCCGAGGACAACCGACGGCTGTTCACCGCCCACCCCTGGGCCGCCGAGGTCGCCACCGGCCGGCCGCCGCTCGGCCCCGGCATGATGGCCAAGTACGAGTACGAACTGCGCGCCTTCGACGACACCGGCCTGGATGACGTGCGACGGGACGCGGCGTTGACCTACGTCCTCGACTTCGTCCGGGCCGCGGCCCGCTCGGCGGCCGAGGTTCGGCTCGCCCGCGAGGCGAGCGCGTGGAGCGACGAACAGTGGTGGGCGGCGAACGCCCCGCTGCTCGCCCGGGTCCTCGACGAGCAGCGGTACCCGACCGCCGTCCGGGTCGGCGCCGCGGCGGGAGCCGCGCAGAACGCCGCCTACAGCCCGGACCAGGCGTACGAGTTCGGCCTGGCCCGGGTCCTCGACGGCCTGGGCGTCCTGATCGACGGCGCGCGCCGCGGCCGCAGCCGGCCCGGCGCGGACGGGCCGGCCTGA
- a CDS encoding VOC family protein translates to MQITASAISLNVDDVTASAAFVQQHFGFRQEMAADGFVSLAREGVGFNLIFLRTGLASIQPESLKQQRAQGLIVAFVVDDIDAEYARVQAAGVPITTPIQTEPWGERFFQVTDPNGVILQLVQWVHTPGEAG, encoded by the coding sequence GTGCAGATCACCGCCTCGGCCATCTCGCTCAACGTCGACGACGTGACGGCCTCGGCCGCGTTCGTCCAGCAGCACTTCGGTTTCCGGCAGGAGATGGCGGCCGACGGCTTCGTCTCGCTCGCCCGTGAGGGGGTCGGCTTCAACCTGATCTTCCTGCGCACCGGGCTGGCCAGCATCCAGCCCGAGAGCCTGAAGCAGCAGCGGGCCCAGGGCCTGATCGTCGCCTTCGTGGTGGACGACATCGACGCCGAGTACGCCCGGGTCCAGGCCGCCGGCGTGCCGATCACGACGCCGATCCAGACCGAGCCCTGGGGGGAGCGATTCTTCCAGGTCACCGACCCGAACGGGGTGATCCTCCAGCTGGTGCAGTGGGTGCACACCCCCGGCGAGGCCGGCTGA
- a CDS encoding ABC transporter permease: MSDTGLQQVSAPQKARSLAGHAWRDLRRNPIFWISLTLVVLVAAMAAFPSLFTANDPRDCVLSRQHAGPSGGAIFGYDFQGCDTYSRAVYGARASLLVGALSALLTGLIALTVGMLAGYFGGWVDAVLSRVTDIVLGIPLLLAAIVLLKRVNSDSTTVRIAAVIFVLAALGWTTAARVVRSSVITAKEQDYVAAARMLGAGNGRIMFRHILPNALAPAIVVLTIALGSFIAAEATLSFLGIGLKAPTISWGIDVDAGRVHMRESATPLLVPSAFLALTVLAFIMLGDAIRDAFDPKLR; this comes from the coding sequence ATGAGTGACACAGGACTGCAGCAGGTGAGCGCGCCGCAGAAGGCGCGCAGCCTGGCCGGACACGCCTGGCGCGACCTGCGCCGCAACCCGATCTTCTGGATCAGCCTGACCCTGGTCGTGCTGGTCGCCGCGATGGCCGCCTTCCCGTCGCTGTTCACGGCCAACGACCCGCGCGACTGCGTACTCTCCCGGCAGCACGCCGGGCCGTCCGGCGGGGCCATCTTCGGGTACGACTTCCAGGGCTGCGACACGTACTCCCGGGCGGTCTACGGGGCCCGCGCCTCGCTGCTGGTCGGCGCGCTCTCCGCGCTGCTCACCGGCCTGATCGCGCTGACCGTCGGGATGCTCGCCGGCTACTTCGGCGGCTGGGTCGACGCGGTGCTCTCCCGGGTGACCGACATCGTGCTCGGCATCCCGCTGCTGCTCGCCGCGATCGTGCTGCTCAAGCGGGTCAACAGCGACAGCACCACGGTCCGGATCGCCGCGGTGATCTTCGTGCTGGCGGCGCTGGGCTGGACCACCGCGGCCCGGGTGGTCCGCTCCTCGGTGATCACCGCCAAGGAGCAGGACTACGTCGCCGCGGCCCGGATGCTCGGGGCCGGCAACGGCCGGATCATGTTCCGGCACATCCTGCCGAACGCGCTCGCGCCGGCCATCGTGGTGCTCACCATCGCGCTCGGCTCGTTCATCGCGGCCGAGGCGACGCTGAGCTTCCTCGGCATCGGCCTCAAGGCCCCGACCATCTCCTGGGGCATCGACGTCGACGCCGGCCGGGTGCACATGCGCGAGTCGGCGACCCCGCTGCTCGTGCCCTCCGCCTTCCTCGCGCTGACCGTGCTCGCCTTCATCATGCTGGGCGACGCGATCCGCGACGCCTTCGACCCGAAGCTGCGGTGA
- a CDS encoding MBL fold metallo-hydrolase, producing the protein MPLTHTIGSITVTALVDGAGPFFQPREEAFPDATPDQWREADHRDPDTVTPDGRWWLPFRCFALRTGDGSVTLVDAGIGPADSLAAGWAPVPGRLPAELAAAGIDPADVRTVVLTHLHSDHVGWAVVDTPYFRNADYLLQRAELAALDRFHPELPARLLGPLRAAGQLRLVDGDTDLTPGVRVLSTPGHTPGHQSVLVDSADERLLVTGDLLVHTVQLVDPELAYAHEEDPAGARGSRTALLRELARHGRAVLATPHLGAPFTEVPAPR; encoded by the coding sequence CACCGCGCTGGTCGACGGGGCGGGGCCGTTCTTCCAGCCCCGCGAGGAGGCCTTCCCGGACGCCACCCCAGACCAGTGGCGGGAAGCCGACCATCGGGACCCGGACACGGTCACCCCGGACGGGCGCTGGTGGCTGCCGTTCCGCTGCTTCGCCCTGCGTACCGGGGACGGGTCCGTCACCCTGGTTGACGCCGGGATCGGCCCGGCCGACTCGCTGGCGGCGGGCTGGGCACCGGTCCCGGGCCGGCTGCCGGCGGAGCTGGCCGCCGCCGGCATCGACCCGGCGGACGTCCGGACCGTGGTGCTGACCCACCTGCACAGCGACCACGTCGGCTGGGCGGTGGTCGACACGCCGTACTTCCGCAACGCGGACTACCTGCTGCAACGTGCCGAGCTGGCGGCCCTGGACCGGTTCCACCCCGAGCTGCCGGCCCGGCTTCTGGGGCCGTTGCGCGCCGCCGGCCAGCTCCGGCTGGTCGACGGCGACACCGACCTCACCCCAGGGGTACGCGTGCTGAGCACGCCCGGGCACACCCCCGGTCACCAGTCGGTGCTGGTCGACTCCGCCGACGAGCGCCTGCTGGTCACCGGCGACCTGCTGGTGCACACCGTGCAGCTGGTCGACCCGGAGCTGGCGTACGCCCACGAGGAGGACCCCGCCGGGGCACGCGGTTCCCGTACGGCGCTGCTGCGCGAACTGGCCCGGCACGGCCGGGCGGTGCTGGCGACGCCGCATCTGGGCGCGCCGTTCACCGAGGTGCCGGCACCTCGGTGA
- a CDS encoding bifunctional methylenetetrahydrofolate dehydrogenase/methenyltetrahydrofolate cyclohydrolase — translation MTATILDGKATAAEIKDELRTRVKALAERGTTPGLGTVLVGSDPGSQAYVNGKHRDCAEVGIASIRRELPADASQEQLDGVLAELNADPACHGYIVQLPLPGHLDTQRTLEMIDPAKDADGLHPVNLGRLVLGYEGPLPCTPRGIVELLRRHDVALRGAKVAVIGRGNTVGRPLGLLLTRRSENATVTLCHTGTLDLAEQTRAADIVIVAAGVPGLLTADMITPGATVVDVGITRVIGADGKGRYTGDVDPEVAAVAGKLVPMPGGVGPMTRAMLLTNVVERAERQG, via the coding sequence GTGACGGCGACGATCCTGGACGGCAAGGCAACCGCGGCGGAGATCAAGGACGAGCTGCGGACACGGGTCAAGGCGTTGGCGGAGCGCGGCACCACCCCGGGGCTCGGCACCGTCCTGGTCGGCAGCGATCCCGGCTCCCAGGCGTACGTCAACGGCAAGCACCGCGACTGCGCCGAGGTGGGCATCGCCTCCATCCGCCGGGAGTTGCCCGCCGACGCCAGCCAGGAGCAGTTGGACGGCGTCCTCGCCGAGCTGAACGCCGACCCGGCCTGCCACGGCTACATCGTCCAGCTGCCGCTCCCCGGTCACCTCGACACCCAGCGGACGCTGGAGATGATCGACCCGGCCAAGGACGCCGACGGCCTGCACCCGGTCAACCTGGGCCGGCTGGTGCTCGGCTACGAAGGCCCGCTGCCCTGCACTCCGCGCGGCATCGTCGAGCTGCTCCGCCGGCACGACGTGGCGCTGCGTGGCGCGAAGGTGGCGGTGATCGGCCGCGGCAACACCGTCGGCCGGCCGCTCGGCCTGCTGCTCACCCGGCGCAGCGAGAACGCCACCGTGACCCTCTGCCACACCGGCACGCTGGACCTGGCCGAGCAGACCCGGGCCGCCGACATCGTCATCGTCGCGGCCGGCGTGCCGGGCCTGCTCACGGCCGACATGATCACGCCCGGCGCGACGGTCGTCGACGTCGGCATCACCCGGGTGATCGGCGCGGACGGCAAGGGCCGCTACACCGGCGACGTCGACCCGGAGGTGGCGGCGGTGGCCGGCAAACTGGTGCCGATGCCGGGCGGCGTCGGGCCGATGACCCGGGCCATGCTCCTGACCAATGTGGTGGAGCGCGCCGAGCGGCAGGGCTGA
- a CDS encoding ABC transporter permease, with the protein MFRFILRRLLQMVLAFFGTTLIVYALMFAGQGDPIQALAGERPVTAAQRAYLTEKYHLDATGVGGFFYRYFDYLRNLLQGDLGQSLTGRQIGDILAAAWPVTIKLALIAMVVTVVFGVTAGVIAGIRRASIFDNSTLVLTLLVLGIPTIVLAPLAQYLLGVKWQLFPPTAGAEPSLYALLLPGIVLGSLSLATALRLTRTSVAENLRADYVRTARSKGLVKRRIVSVHVLRNSLIPVVTFLGVELGNLMSGAIITEGVFNIPGVGFNLFRGIRTEDGPLVVGIVSVLVVVYLVSNLVVDVLYAVLDPRIRYE; encoded by the coding sequence ATGTTCCGCTTCATTCTGCGGCGACTGCTCCAGATGGTTCTCGCGTTCTTCGGGACCACGCTGATCGTCTACGCGCTGATGTTCGCCGGCCAGGGCGACCCCATCCAGGCGCTCGCGGGGGAACGACCCGTCACCGCGGCCCAGCGGGCATACCTGACCGAGAAGTACCACCTCGACGCCACCGGCGTCGGTGGCTTCTTCTACCGCTACTTCGACTACCTCCGGAACCTGCTCCAGGGCGACCTCGGGCAGTCGCTGACCGGACGCCAGATCGGCGACATCCTCGCCGCCGCCTGGCCGGTCACCATCAAGCTGGCGCTGATCGCCATGGTCGTCACGGTCGTCTTCGGCGTGACCGCGGGCGTGATCGCCGGCATCCGGCGGGCCAGCATCTTCGACAACTCGACGCTGGTGCTCACCCTGCTGGTGCTCGGCATCCCGACCATCGTGCTCGCCCCGCTGGCCCAGTACCTGCTCGGCGTGAAGTGGCAGCTCTTCCCGCCGACCGCCGGCGCCGAGCCGAGCCTGTACGCGCTCCTGCTGCCCGGCATCGTGCTCGGCTCGCTCTCGCTGGCCACCGCGTTGCGGCTGACCCGTACCTCGGTGGCGGAGAACCTGCGCGCCGACTACGTCCGCACCGCCCGGTCGAAGGGCCTGGTCAAGCGCCGGATCGTCAGCGTGCACGTGCTGCGAAACTCGCTCATCCCGGTGGTCACCTTCCTCGGCGTCGAGCTGGGCAACCTGATGAGCGGCGCGATCATCACCGAGGGTGTGTTCAACATCCCCGGTGTCGGCTTCAACCTGTTCCGCGGCATCCGCACCGAGGACGGCCCCCTGGTGGTGGGCATCGTCAGCGTGCTGGTCGTGGTCTACCTCGTCTCCAACCTGGTGGTGGACGTCCTGTACGCCGTACTCGACCCGAGGATCCGCTATGAGTGA